ACGACACAGGTCTGTCTCTGCAATCATTTGCACTCACGACCATGCCCATCATGAATTAAGCATTAGTGATAGCAGCTGGCAGCATGGTAAAATGGAAAAGACTGTTTCAGGACCAGACTCCTTggatttgttattattatttttttaatgtttatttatttttgagagaaagagtgcaagtgggggaggggcagaagagagagggagacacagaatccaaagcaggctccaggctctgagctgtcagcacagagtccgatgcaggactcaaacccatgaaccatgagatcatgacctgagccgaagtcggatgcctaaccatctgagccacccaggcgccccagactccttggatttgaatcctggtccTTACACGGAGCAGCAGTGACTGTCCTGTGGCTGGGAAAATTAACCTCAGGAAACCTTGACTCACAAGTCCAGTTCTAAGATGCAACCaagaataacaaaaataccaaCCTCTGTGGCCTGCAAAAACATTGAATCAATGTGAACCCATGTAAAATACCAAGACTCCAATAAACAGTAGCCATTCTATTTCTGATACATTCATGGTATCTGTAACCATGatacagtcattaaaaatatttaaaatctccaAGTTGTGTTGATACTCATTCAGTGCCTTCATTACCTAGCAAGTTCCTGCCATGTTATCAGAAGCCAGGAATAGAAGATGTTAATTCCCTGCACTAGAGAAGTTGTCTTTGTGCATACCTTCAAGCAGAACCTTATAGGCAATATGGTAGTGGTCACTACAAAGGCCATGATAGTGCCAATGATaatgacaaacttttttttttagtttatttatttattttgagagaaagagacagagagagaccacaaatgggggaagggcagagagagagagagagagagacagaatcccaagcaggctccaagctcccctctgagcccgatgcagggcttcatctcaggatggtgagatcatgacctgagcctaaaccaagagtcggacacttaactgactgagtgagctcgagttggggaggggcagagagagggagagacagaatcccaagctttGGGGGGCACAGATAGAGATCTCTGTGctaagcagtgcagagcctgacaagaggcttgaactcacaaaccatgagatcgtgatctgagctgagatcaagagtcagacacttaactgactgaaccactgaggtgccccacCTCACACCACTCTTAACAAATTTCCCAAATATTGGAGCAACgttgaactaaaaaaaaacttttgcacagcaaagaaagccattaacaaaattaaaaagcaactgattgaatgggagaagagatttgcaaatgatatatatgataaggggttagtatctaaaatacataaaaaggagcgtccgggtggctcagtcagctaagtatctgactcttgctctcagctcaggtcttaatctcagggtcaggagttcaagttcagtgttgggctccaagctgggcatgaagcccacttaaaaaaaaatcaaattggggcgcttgggtaactcagtcagttaagcatctgcttttggttcaggtcatgatttcatggttcacaagttcaagccccacatcgggctctctaactgtgcacacagagcctgctcagatcctctgtccccctctctctctgcctctccccacttgtgcatgtgccctcactctccctctctcaaaaataaattagaactttaaaaaacttaaaaaaataattaaaaaaaataaaatacataaaaaattcatataattcTGTACCAAAAAAAaggtccaattaaaaaatgggcagaagacatgaacaagtatttttttctaagtgtatttattttgagagagagagagagagagagcgcacacacgagtggggggatggggagagaggatcccaagcaggctccacactctcagtgcagagcctgacatggggcttgaacccactaactgtgagatcgtgacctgagccaaagtcaagagctggatgcttacctgattgagccacccaggtgcccgaataggcatttttcaaagaagatatccacatagccaatagacacatgaaaagatgctcaacatcattaatcatcagggaaatgcaaatcaaaactacaatgagctatcagtTCACGCTGGTCagaatgactagaatcaaaaacacaagaaataacaagtgctggagaggatgtggagaaaaaggaaaccccatgcactgtaggtgggaatataaattggtgcagccactgtagaaaacagtatggagatgcctcaaaaaattaaaaatagaaattctatatGACCCTGTAATTCTATATGTGAGTACTCACCCAAagaaaagcactaattcaaaaagataaggcacccctatgtttacagcagcattatttacaacagccaagatctaaaagcaactcaagtgtccattgcCAGATGGATAAAGATGTCTTACACtctctcactttccttctctctcacacacacagtggattactcagctataaaaaagaatgaactgttgCCATTGGTGACAACACGATGGACtcagggtattacgctaagtgaaataagtcaggcagagaaagacaaataccatatgatttcacttatatgtggaacttaaaaacaacagcaacaaaagatttataaatacacagaactgatggttgtcagacgGGACGGGGGTAGGAGAATGGGCCAAACAGATGAAGaagattaagagatacaaacttccagttataaaacaaataagtcacagggatgcaAAGTATGGCATAGgcaatatagtcaataatataattaataactttgtatggtgacagacgctAATTACCAATACTTGAATCCTGGTATTTCATTATGTATGtaactgtcaaatcactatgttgtacacctgaaactaatattgtatgtcaacttcaacaaaaaattttttccctatttaaagaaaaaataagcaagggTGGCATTATTTGCAGATGTTAATatctggaaaaaggaaaacaagaaaaaatatcaaaaaattcgGGAATCTCAATCAGAAAATTATTAGAATAGTTGAGAAAAACTGTAGGATAAGttataaattttaagaagtcAACTACATCCCTATGTCAAAGACACCAAAGAAATATCCACAAAATGGGATCATTTCTTGtcgagtaataaaaaaaaaatttaataagaggGTATTaatttcttcactatttttttaaataaaattatacgacgacaattttaaaaacaagagaaaaagtcACTGAAGAATACTGTCTAGAGCTTGAATGAAGTGCTGGTAAAATTCATCTGGATAAACAAGAGGGCACGATATCCTTTTAATAAAGGCTCTTGAGAGCAGACATATACTAAACTTTCAGTATCAATTAAAGACAaatttcaggggcatctgggtggctcagttggttaagcgccaacttggctcaggtcatgatttcacagtccgtgaatatgagccccacatcaggctctgtacttcagatcctctttgcccctcccccccttcacgTGCGTgcctgtgcatgcacatgcactctctctcaaaaataagcaaacattaaaaaacaagataaatttcggggcgcctgggtgcctcagtcagttaagcatcagaatttgtctcgggtcatgatctcgcggttcatgggtttgagccccacgctgggctcagagactggaacctgcttcaggttctgtgtctccctctatcgttgcccctccccaactcactctctctctctctcaaaaataaataaacattaaaaaaattttaagtaaaaaataaaaaaaggataaatttcaGAAAAGCTCAGTTTTAAGAACTTTACGTATAAATAAAGCCAAACTACATAAAGAGGATCACTACTTTTCAGTAAATACTATAAATGCTGTCGGACTATTTAGTTATCAGCAGGTAGACAAATTACAGTACTGTAGCAAATTCTAAAGaagttaattttcttaaattattttaaaccagaaacaacaacaaagaacagcACCTTCATTCcattcaggaagaaaaatatattcctgAGTCCTGAAGAACAAAGGTAACATCAGTGACAAAATAGGAACATTCCAACGTCTTGTTCAAATAGTACTGTCTCCATAAATTCTTCCCCAGTTTTCTGCTCccttaacaacaaaacaaaaacaaaaacgtgatGGGGAAATAATTACTCCTTCCTGTGACCACCAATCTGTCCCCACTCACTACTTGAGTTGCTTCTGTGGCCCGCATCATCTTCTCCACAGCTGCACGTTATTTATGTCAATGCCTGTTCCCTAGCCCCCATCACAGCACAGCAGGTGACTTGAGGACCGTCTTTATCTTGAGTCCCTCATATAAAACAGGAACTCCACAAAAACTTCATGAATTAATGCATATCTgcatagaaaacaaaactttttaaatttttttaatgtttatttatttttgaaacaatacaagagacagagtgcaagcagtggaggggcagacagagggagacacagaatccgaagtgggctccaggctccgagctgtcagcccagagcccaaactcacgaactgtgagatcatgacctgagctgaagtcggacgcctaactgactgagccactcaggcgccccaaaacttttttttttaacgtttatttttgaaatgggagagagagaaaaaaagagagagagagaatagaagaggggcagagagagagagggagacaaagaatccgaagcaggctccagactctcagctgtcagcacagagcctgatgcagagctcaaactcacaaaccgagagatcatgacctgagcagaagtcggatgcttagccaactgagccacccaggtgccccaagataaagtatttttaaaaacccaaatatagaaaaaaatatacatgaacaCAGGCAATGATAAAATCCTTtccaaaatattacaaagaactGAGAAAACAAAGTTGACACCACATTCTAATTGATAAGTCATTAAAAGTGAGGAATACATTCTCAACACatgggaaaatacaaagaaaattatatccTAGCCATTCAAGAGATATTCATTTTTACAAACTTTACACAACTATTAAGTtagtaaaaattaagttaaatccAACATTGGTGGAGGAAAACGTAGAGGTCACTGTTAACTGGCTCCATCATGCCAAAGAACAATCTTGATACCACGTGAGGGCCAATCCAGGCTTTAATTCAGAAATTCCTCTACagggaaaaaactaaaatttcattATCCCTCACTTTCCtaggccccttccctgctttattttttgtttgtttatttatttatttatttattttgagagagagagagaaagtgcaattggggaaggagcagagagagagggaaagagagaatcccaagcaggcactgcactgtcagcaaggagccttgttgcagggcttgaactcccaaaccatgagattatgaccgagctgcagtcggacgcttaactgactgagccacccaggcgttcctgttttttttagttttttaagttttttttttttatgatttgagGGGAGGAGTGATAAATTGTTTCCTCTTATGAAGACTACAAAATGTGGAAAAGTCACAATTAAACAACAGGTATGAAATTTCCTTAGTCCCTgcagtgttatttttttcattttatttacttttaattttaaaaataattcattgtggTACAACAAAATGTACCCAGTTTAAGGGAATACCCCTGGTGTCTACTGAGGTGATCTTGACCGACGGGCAGAGTGTGGTAAGTTGGCATCTATGGGACGCTGGGGCAAGTGCTCACCTCTTCAGTCTTTACAGGTAAGGGAGGCAGCAACTTGCCAAGGCCCTATCCCACCTGGTGGCAAGAACACTCCTTACCCCTGTCATCAAGGCCATGAAGCCTCATGTGACCAAGGCCGCGGTTTCATGACACCTGGGTCAGGGACCACACAACCAGGAGGCTGTGAACCGGGTAGGGAGCCTGCCCCTGGTTTCCTTGAGGGTCAGTCAGCAAGTGTGGACTTCAGAGTTAGGCTCCACTATCTACAGCCTGCTCTACAACCGTGAGCGTGTTTCCAAACCTCTTTAAGCCGGTTTTCTtactggactgaaggaaaaatacCTTTGCTGGATGaaggtgaaaattaaatgagacaatccaTCGTGAGGAAGCCATGATGTAGGACTCGCCTTACCACAGCCATAATTACCCAAGTTGTCACCTCGTATGCCTGCCACCCAGGACTGTCCTCTGGCTGGCACAGTTATACCTTCTCTGGCTCTGAAAGGCTCAAAAGCCAAAAATGGGCAGTTGAGGCTAAAGTGTATTTAATGAAAGGCTCCTGGGATGACTTTCACCTGGTTTCAATATGTGGCATCTCTCTCAGCAGAGGCCGGGTTGCAATTCCTTATGTGTTTTCGGAATAGGGCCCTGGGCAACAAAGGCATACTGTCACAGAGCCATTCCACGGCAGCGGGTCACAGTGGTGGCAATCCAGGCTGAAATACCACTTCAAAGGTGTGCAGATCCATTCCCACTCGTTGTTTCATCTTTCACATCTGAAAACAGTCCAAGGTAGCTACATTTGCCCCTCAATCAGGTCACAGAACAGCAGGAGACATTCCTTTGGCAAAAAAGGACACGCTCTTGTCCTGTATCTTGTACTGGTAAGTGAGGCTCCGATCCCGCTGGGTTGTGGGCTGTGATGGCGTCCTCCAGAGGATCCTCAGCTACAGTGACAAGAAGCAGGATGAGAGAGAAGCAGCCCCCAAGTTACCCGCTCCATTATGAACCCTACCTGCCTCCCCTGTAACCTGCAACTAAGGCCCCTAAGTTGAGATCACAGTCATGTGTCATGCAGCCAGGGGCTGGCTTCTAAAACAAAGCTTATGACCAGCTAACTAAAACTAAAGGTTTCCCCTTCATTACAGTAGTGATATTTGCTCACTACAGAAAGtgtgaaatagaaagaaaaagaaaaaaagctcccCAGATACAAACccttaaagtatttttatgtgttctcttttgctcttttcccTAGGCATGGTTTTATATCTGTTGGCTACAATAATTGGGAAAATCGACTCATTAAAATCAGTACATCCAATTCAGAGGCTCAGGAAGGCTAGACGTTTATTCTTATTCTGATGATATCTCAATGCCAGACATGCTAGAATGCTCAGGGGGACTGGCCTCAGAGCCAGGACACAAGCTTCCTGGCAGGACCCTCTCCTCATGCCATGCACATGAACACGACCAACACAGCATTTCTGAGCTTgctcctttgtttcattttctataGCTACCCCTGAATGACTCTGAGACAAAACTCCCACCCACCTCTAATGTGCCAAGAGTGGTCAACATCAAGTTAACCTGGAAGCCATGACAGCTTTGGGGGATGATTCCAAAAGAGAAGttccaggggcacatgggtggctcattcagttaagcgtcgaactctgggtttcggctcaggttatgatcttgcagttcatgggatccagccccacactggggtctgcactgatagcacagagcctatttgggattctctctctccctctgtctctgcccctcccctacttgcacttttctctctctctcaaaataaatacacatttaaaaaaaaaaaaagttccagaagGCACAGAAGCATGGTAGCCCCTTGGGAGGGGTAGAACCTGACCTTCCTCTAAGGCAGGGCTCTCAGCTTCTGCCTGAGTTCTCAAATATTTCGGTCAGAGGCAAGAGTGGGGCAGCAACAACCCCAGCCATGGGCATGGTCCCcccacatttgtattttatttattattattactttttaaaatttttaatgtttatttattttttagagaaagacagagtgtgagcaggggaggggcagaatctgaagcaggctggaggctctgagctgtcagcacagagcctgacacggggctcgaactcacgaactgagagatcatgacctgaactgatgtcGGAAGTTTAACTGACTCCTccccatttgtattttaaaaggagcagcactggggtgcctgggtggctcagttggttaagtgtctgacttcggctcaggtcatgatttgtggctcgtgagtttgagccccacattgggctccatgctgacagtgaggagcctacttgggaatttgctctctctccctctctctctctgcccctcacctgcatagacactctctctcaaaataaacaaacttaaaaaaaataaattaattaaaataaaattaaaaaataaaagcagcagcaCTGACCTGAGTATACAAAGCCTGCTGTGGTCCTGCAGAGGCATTCTGCTATTTGATAGCAGGGCCCCTGCATTCTGTTCCAGAAGGCAATCTGGTCTCCTTTTTAGGAGCCCCACTTTGGTCACAAACGGGACCACCATGGAACACCTGAACAGGTACATGAGGCTAGCACCATCTGGAACAGACTCTAATTTGGGTTCTCACAACTTCCGAGGTTTTCCTTCCGTCCGAAGAAACACCCCAACCAGACAACCCCCAGGGCCTGACACTATCCCACACACAGTCTAGGCTCAGGCCTAGTGAGCCCCTGCGCACCTGCCCATGCACGTCCCTGCAGAAGCCAGTGGCCAGCCCCTCAGCCCGCAGGATCAGGTGGCTCTGGTGGCTAAGGCCGTTCAAAAGGATGTTGTTCTCCTCGTCCTCGGTGTCTCCACTGTCGTGCACCAGGGCTACTATGTTTCCCTGCAACAGAGATGGAAGATGAAAATCGTTCCTCCAGACAGGGTCACCAGGGAGTACTGGGCTTTCAGTGCCTCCACTCCCCTGCATGTCCTCGCCCAGAGCAGCCTCTGGCTGCCACTGCAACCACCCCCTCCGTGGAAGGACCCTTGCTGCGCTCTAGGGTCCTAATTCCAATCACCTGCTGGACAGTCTCACCAGCACATCCAACCTATACTGCCAGCTCAATCCCTCTTAAACCAAGCTCAGCTCAGTCTGTGGTCCTCAATGTTAGCAAAAAGTGCCACCTTTCTGCTAGGCACCAATTCATCCAGTCAGCAGCTCCTGAGTGCACAGCACGTGTCAGACACCACAGTGGGGATAAGAGGGGACCGGTATGGAccctagagacagaaagatacTAACAACACAGGACACAAAGCCAGGAGAAAGGGGAGCATGGGGGGCTAGGGGAGCCCAGGGAAGAGGCGTCACGTCTGGCCCGGAGGGGAGGGTGACGTGGCGTGCACACCTGAGCCGAGTCAGAAGAGCAAGTAGGAGTTACCCAACCAGAACCAGAGGGGAAGGCTGACCCACTGAAGGGGATACCTTGAAGAGTAAGTCCTTTCAAAGGGATACCGTCCAGTTAAAAAGGATGAAGCAGATCTGTCTATTCTGGTTTTGGGCAATGGACATCAAAAGACACCGTGcattatgaaatgagaaaaaggcaGGCTACcagtaatgtgaaaaaaaaaatgcagaaacacatacacataaaacatGTTCATAATTGAACACACTCTCCAGAATACACACGTTAGGAAAGAGatcattactttttattaaagTACTCTTTatgctatttacttatttttaaaaaaatcttaacatttttattcactttagagagacagagagagacagagtgcaagcaggagaggggcagagagacagggaggacacagaatccgaagcaggctccaggctctgagccgtcagcacagcgcctgatgtggggctcaaacccaagaactgtgagatcatgacccgagccgaagtcggccgcccaaccaactgaaccacccaggtgcccctattttttcttttttaaaccattcccaagttttgctttttcagctaaaagaggtttgtttttttgtttgtttgtttgttttaatgtttatttatttttgagacagagagagacagagcatgaacgggggagggtcagagagagggagacacagaatccgaaacaggctccaggctccgagctgtcagcacagagcccgacgcggggcctgaactcacggaccgcgagatcgtgacccgagctgaagttggccgctcaaccgactgagccacccaggcgcccctaaaagaggTTTTTTTAACCAAATGAGGGAGGTAGTGGGCACTTGCACTTAGTAAAGCAGGCTAAGCTGCAGGAGCTGTGCCCGCTTCACTGTCACCGAGCCGTGCCCTCCACGCCCCTTccactctctcctccttccattctttccccATCACCTGGTTCCCACTCCGTGCCTGTAGCCACACAGTCCCAGGAGCTCCCCTAAACACAGCTGCCAGGTAAGCTCTTGCACATGGGAGGTGCTCAGCGTGCAGTGCTGGGTATATGCACCCTGGTTGACTCCATTGGCTCATCCCAACCGCCCAGCACCCTCGGCTTGACCACACCGTGCTAAGGGCCGCAGGTCCCTCCCAGGGGCGCCATCGCACGCTGAAGAGCTGCCACTGGGGGCCAGACGCTGCATGGGAGTGTTGTAAGCTTCATGTCACTTAACTCTTGCAGCTTGGTTCCTGCGATGTGGGCACCACAGCCATTCCTATTTTATAGGTGGGTCTACTATCACTATTTAACTATTATGGTAAAATCCCCATTTTTGCCTcataatttgacaataaaagtTACATCCTGTACTTGTACTGCATCTCACAATTTTTAATGCAGTTTATATCTCAACTGATCTTCAAAACACACCCAGAGTGATAATGACTTGTCCCAGGACACAAGGCAATGGGTGGCAGAGTTGGGACGGCCGTGGTACCACACACAACTGGTCCCATTTGAGACAGTACTCGTCTATCTTTTAATTTTgagggctttatttttttagcagtggcaagtaggggagggaaggatggcAGACCAAAAGATTTCTGGGCCTCCCAGGGTAAAGCCAAACccccaaataagcaaaaaagatcACTGCAAGCAAGGGAGGTATGGGCCTGTCTGGGCCTATGGAGATCACAGGCAGGAGCACGGAGAGCAGACGGGTCGGTACCTTTCGTTCCCAGCACACGGTGGCCCTGCAGTAGTGGATGAAGTCCAATACAGCCACCGCACCCATGCCCAGGCTCAGCAGCACACTGAGGTCGTCCACCAGCAGCACTGGGCACCTCCACGCAGCCTCTCCATCATCCACGGGCTTCAGAGCCTCCCGCACAAACTCGTACAGTGGCTGCAGGTTCTCAGCATTGGCCTCCCTGGAACATCAAGCGAGAGTCACCAAAGAGTTCCCTCTGTCTACAAATGTTTATCTGGGACCAAGCAGCACCACGGGaaagggctgggggaggcagagaactgGATCACAGTCCTTGGCACTAAGGGGTTCATGATCTGGTTGGAAAGAAAAGGCATGCGTGCATATACAAGCAAGCTGTACTTCAAATATTCCTTGAGGCCTAGTAGGTACAAAGCACTGTGCTAGAAACTGgggtacacaaaaataaacagccTCCTGGGTCCTTAAGAGACACCATGCAGCCAGCCCCTCAACCCAAGAGCTTAAGGCATTAGAAGATTAATTTGGATTCGGCAGGCAGAAGAGGTCTTTCCAGGAGGTCATAATGGGTGCAAAAAGCTAAATAGCCATTCAGGTGACCTGGTGGTGAGAACCAAGGTCTAAGGGCAGTTTGTGTACCTACTGGATTCCACCTATTTCTAAAGAAGCTGGCCCAGCTACCTCCATCTCTCCAATGACTACCTTGGCAGTCACTTCCCAGCAAGAGAGGCTCAAAAAGCAGCAGAGCACAGGGCCCAGGCACCTGCTCACACTCCAGGTCTGCGGCCCACTAACAGCAAGGACAACAACTTCCCACAACCTGGGGTCAGGTGTCACCAGGCCCATCACTCAGACGAAGGCACCTAGGTTCAGAGATGCTAAAAGCTATGTGAGAGATCACACACACAGGGTCAGGGCACAGGGCCTTCTGACTCCACACTGCCTTCCAGCCACTGCAAAAGGTGGCATCTGAGagagggggcagcagggagagTTCCCATACGGACTCCTCTGTGGTGAAGGAAGAACAGGTGGGGAGTCTGCACAGAGCTATGTTTGTGGCTGACActcataaaagacaaaaagcaggAAAACCAATCTCAAAATAGCAAACCGGGGTCACCAAACTTTTCTTAAAAGGCCAACAGTAATATTTCAGGCTTGTGGGTCAAATGATCTCTGTCTCAACTACTCAACTGTGCTATGGGAGAGAACAGCCAGGGacaatatgcaaacaaatgaatgcagctattccaataaaactttatttacaaaaacaggtagctAGCCATGGCCCATAGTGTGCCGATCCCTGTATCAACCCCAAAACAGAATAAAGGTGGGTGCTAGGGCTCTGAGCAAGGTTAGAAAAACATACCGTTCTGCCATACTCCCAGCAAATAATGCTTTCCGTAGCTTTGGGGTCAGCCATATACCCTCTGGCCCATGGTAAGAGCCAAGAGCTTTCCAATAATGCTGTAACACCAGGGAAATGGCTACCTCTGAAAGCCAGCTCTGTCCCCCAACCCATGCACGGGAGGAATCACCCAGCAGAGCTGGTCTGGGTCCACCTACCAGCCTTCTGGGCTGGGCTGCAGGCTGACTGACCTGAGGAACTGCAAGGGGTGTGGCTCAGCCTGAGCCCGGAAGAAAACATCCACCGAAGACTTAAGACCTTCTAGGAACACAAGCTGCCCGCACTCCCGTGCCACAGTCAGGCTGACACCCTAAACACAACACAGAGGAGAGTGAATTACTGTGCCTTGCAGAGGAACCCCTCACAGAGGCTGGACTCCAGCTCACAAAAAGGTACAGGACACATTCTAAGCCCTGCAAATGTGTACCTGTACACCTTTGTATGGGGCCCACGCCTTCTTTCCACTGCATGGTCCCAACCCACGATCCCCAAGGTTTTGAGGTGAGCCTCTacattatcactttttaaaaaactgacatttttgtttatatgctCATTTTTGTGATTACTCAATACTTGGTTCTAATTTGTAGTAGTAttacaaatacacatatttataaaattaagtatatttagaaacaataataatgacaataaaatggTGGGAGAATGACCAAGgtctgaaaaatgctggtgaaGGAGACAGGGACAGATTTTGGCTTTGAATTTCACAACCCCTCTTGTTTACACATCAGTGGCACAGGACCTCAGAGTTGCTCTGAGGCTTTCAAATAACATAACTCAGAGATTGGAGTTGCCAGGCTG
This DNA window, taken from Panthera tigris isolate Pti1 chromosome A2, P.tigris_Pti1_mat1.1, whole genome shotgun sequence, encodes the following:
- the ELP6 gene encoding elongator complex protein 6; the protein is MFPELNNLLNTTPDRAEQGKLTLLCDANTDGSFLVHHFLSFYLKANCKVCFVALIQSFSHYNIVGQKLGVSLTVARECGQLVFLEGLKSSVDVFFRAQAEPHPLQFLREANAENLQPLYEFVREALKPVDDGEAAWRCPVLLVDDLSVLLSLGMGAVAVLDFIHYCRATVCWERKGNIVALVHDSGDTEDEENNILLNGLSHQSHLILRAEGLATGFCRDVHGQLRILWRTPSQPTTQRDRSLTYQYKIQDKSVSFFAKGMSPAVL